The sequence CTATCTATCTTCGTTTTACCGCTGTGTGGATCACTTGAATGTTGACTTACTGACTGATGCTGCCAAATTACTAGAACAAGTATCCGCACCACTGTTGaatgtattattattttctcaCTACAAAGCAGAACCAGTTGATATTCTAAGGTCTAATTCGTTTAGATTATGTATCTCTATTGATATATCCCTGCTAAAGCTATGTGTTGATTTCTGTCATCatcaatttattcaatttttttagCGGTTGTAGGAAGGTGTTGTGTATGAGAGAAAAATAGATAATTCCTTAACTTCCGATACATAGGGAACTGCCCCAGTGTGTTGATATCCGGAGACTTATTTTGTAGTGTGACAACGTTTGTCTTTCTtattcgttttttttttcacactGCAATTTAGCCTTCAGAATGAACTGACGCAACTTCTCTGTAAACAGTTGGTTGACCCTGTAGACAAGACGGTTGATAGGGATCTTACTGTGGTGAAAGAGTTGGGTTTAAAGCTTATATATGCAATCAACACACATGTACATGCTGATCATGTGACTGGGACTGGTTTGCTTAAGGTTACTctgttttctcttctttttttcgCATTCAAATGGTTTTTGAGTATATTTTGCATTTTCTTAATGATGATTCAATATTATATGATAGTATTCTAACCTGTTTATTTTTCTGTCGTGGATACAGAGTAAGGTTCCTGGACTGCAATCCATCATCTCTAAATCAAGCAATGCAAAAGCGGACCTATTTGTAGAACCTGGTGATAGAATTACGTTTGGTGATCTCTTTCTGGAGGTACCATAGGAGTTGAGcttttcaaattaaatttacCAATCATTCAACTGAATAGAATAAGTTGATGTATGACTTTATCAACCAGTGAATGTAGCCTCTTTAATTAGGCCGATAATGTCCTTGTGATATCCTGAATTTTGGTTCTGTAGGATGCATTCGATTATCCTCATGTTGGTTGCATGAATTATCTTCTCTTTCACAGGTTCGTGCAACACCAGGTCATACGCAAGGTTGTGTGACCTATGTCACAGGCGAAGGACCTAATCAGCCACAACCAAGGATGGCTTTCACTGGTGATACTTTATTGATACGTGGATGTGGTAGGACAGATTTTCAGGTATTATCTTCTCATGAGAGACCTGTACTCCAAATTTTGTTTGTTGTGTCATTTAATTTTTCAGCGGTTAACTCAAGTAACATATTTTCTGTCTAAAACCCTTGAATAAGTAGTTTCCTTTTCTAAAGATGTGGAGATAATCATTGGAATAGAAACTCTATCTCCTTATAAGTTGATAGTTATGATTCACCAAGTATTTGAGGTTAACCCTTCGTGCATAACATAGTTCTGATTCTATGCGGAAATTATATCTCAGATCAGACTCGCATCAATTGAGACATATGAAATACTTAAAGCTCTCAGATTGAAGTAACACATGCAAATTCAATCACAAGTTTTCCTCGATCTTTTTATCCTTCCTCTGGAGAAATTTTTTGTTAGCTAAATTTGATTCTATATTTTATGTTGTATTTAGAGCTCTGATGTTGAACTCCCATTACTTTTTCACAGGGTGGCAGTTCCGAGCAGCTTTATAAGTCGGTTCATTTGCAGGTAAgaataaatacatcatataaagaacaaaatttaatgacttttaagtCTCCAAAATTCCCACATATAttctaagtttttttttttccaatacaGATCTTTACATTGCCTAAAGACACATTTCTATATCCTGCTCATGACTACAAGGGGTTCTCTGTAAGTGACCGTAAAGATCTAATTGCTCTTTGTCTTGGGCACATGCATAACTGAAGTTGCTTGTGCCTTTTTTAGGTGAGTACTGTGGGAGAAGAGATGCTGCACAACCCCCGCCTAACTAAAGATCAGGTGACCACCCGACTAATCTGTTTTTCGTTTTTGTGATGCCAACTTGTTGACATGTCAAAGATTCGTCCGCATAAAAAGCTTAATTAAGTACGACCTGTGAAATTCCCATTTGTGATCTAACTTATTTCACTTGTAAAGTGCGATACTGATCTATATTCTTTTGCAGGAaacattcaaaaatattatggCAAGTAAGTATTTGAGTGCAAATGCTCAAAACTGAAGTTCTATCTATTCTTGGTGACATTTTGTTGCTGATATATAATTTGCTTTGTTTTGCACAGATTTAAACCTGTCGTATCCAAAGATGATAGACATAGCAGTCCCTGCTAACATGGTTTGTGGGTTGCAAGACGTCGAATCCAAATGCTCTCAGAACGTGTAGGAGTCTTTCTCAGAGAGCAAGAGAACTTCTCGTGGAATTATAATTTACATGATCCGGGACCCAATATGTCGAATAAATTGGTGGGTTGTTCTGAAATGTTGTACTTGTAGCAGCTCAATTAAATGGTTTTAGCAAAGAAATGATGAAATGAATTGAAACCTTATGCTGTGTTAAATTTCATTCAAGTTTAGCTACTCTGGTTTCGAATGACAAATCGCTTCTTATTTCCGTGTCTTAGAATAGTCACATATAAATTGTGGATGTAAGTAAAACTAATTTCTTTCTGAGACATGTTGACAATAATTGAAAATAACGGAAAACTATTGAGTTAAGGAAACACATATTTTCTATCAATACATTTGAACCACAAAAATTTCACCAATTAATCAGTCAcattattttagtaaaaatttacgTAATTTCATAAACATTAGTAAATAACAATGAAAAACTGTGTATCCTAGGCGGATAACGTTTGTCCATGCCCTTCGGCTTTGTGTGGAGAACAAACCATTTACAGCAAGGGAGATCCCAAACCTGGTGGCTATGGAGTATCCAAGACTTGCTCCCGAACCAATAATTATCTGCAATCCAAGCAATCATGCCAGCTGTACCATTGCCATTCGACAACAAGATCCTAACTTTATCCACCGATTCAATTACTCTCGTGTGCACCACAATTTCAAAGATCTCAATATGTCCCACACGAATCCAGTTGGCTACCTTGGATTGGCTCTTGTTCCATTTTGTGATCATTCTTGGGTGCTACTAATTCTTCTTCTGTGAGAATACCAAACCAAGAATCCTCTGTCCCAATAAGAGAAACCAAGAAATGGCAACTCAGGCGTTGGTCTCTTCATCATCGATCTGCGCTTCCGCAGACGCCGCCAGGCAGATCTTTGGAGGAAGGTCGATCCAATCTTCAAGAAAGGTCTCGTTTGTTGTCAAGGCAGAGGCTAGTCCTCCTGTCAAGGTAATCACAAGACATCCCACCCACACAAGTGAATTCTCAAAAAAATCTTGACTTTGTTGTGGGCACAAGTTTACTGCTAGCTAGCTTTTGATTGTGAGTTTTTTTGTTTCAGCAAGGAGCAGACAGGCAACTCTGGTTTGCATCCAAGCAGAGCTTATCCTACTTGAATGGAAGGTAAATCATCTGTCAGTCTACTGATTTCTTTTAGACATGGAGTTGAAACTTAACCGAAAACTTGCAACTTTTGTTTGCAGTCTCCCCGGTGACTACGGATTCGACCCGTTGGGGCTGTCAGACCCAGAAGGCACAGGAGGATTCATCGAGCCCAGATGGCTAGCCTACGGAGAAATCATCAACGGCCGTTTCGCAATGCTAGGGGCAGTGGGTGCCATAGCACCAGAAATCCTAGGGAAAGCCGGCCTGATTCCAGCAGAAACAGCTCTCCCCTGGTTCCAAACAGGAGTCATCCCCCCGGCCGGAACATACAACTACTGGGCTGATAACTACACACTCTTTGTTCTAGAAATGGCGCTGATGGGATTCGCAGAGCACCGGAGATTCCAGGACTGGTACAATCCAGGCTCCATGGGGAAGCAGTACTTCTTGGGGCTGGAGAAGGGATTGGGCGGGTCGGGCGAACCGGCCTACCCCGGAGGCCCGTTTTTCAACCCGCTTGGATTCGGGAAAGACGAGAAATCATTGAAGGAACTGAAGTTGAAGGAAGTGAAGAACGGGAGATTGGCTATGTTGGCTATCTTGGGTTACTTCATCCAGGCCCTGGTGACGGGTGAGGGCCCGTATGAGAACTTGCTGGCTCACTTGTCGGATCCTGTGCACAACAATGTGCTAACCAGCCTCAAATTTCACTAAGATTATGTCCAAATTTAATGTCTCTATCGAGTCTGATTTGTGATCTGGTCATATCATGTGCAGGGTACTATTCGAGCATCTCTTTGTGTAATATATAACAGAAGATCATGATTTTCATTCTTGTTATTCGTCAAGCTTAGTGTTCATCTTGTTTACCAAGTTTGAAAAGAAACTATGTACATGACTTTATCATGACCACTTAATTTGGAAATACGGTGTAGGAGTTTattataatttctaaaaatttacGAGATAAAATCAGCTAAACAAGTGTTCTGAATCGACATAGTTAGAATATAACAACGAGAATGAAGAAATGGGATTTCATTCCTTGATTGATGACGATGAACAATATTGATTTAAATAACCTGTTACAACGCATAATCTTGTGACATTTGGAGAAGATCTAGTGATTCTGCTATAATAAATCTAACAACttttaaataaaacaaatgaaatGAAAATTATTTTAGAAGAGTCTCGACGCTCTAAATGGGCTGCAAAGCTATCCGGGCTTCACCACAGGATTTAATGGATTGGGCATGGAGTCTTTAACTTTTCCGCTCAAGCTCAGCAGGGGATGAGAATGCACTTTGAGCATGGATCGTAATCTGATGAATGTTGCAACAGAAAGAGGTTTTGTAAGCACATCAGCAGTCTGATCATAGGACGTAACATGACGAACAGAGACAATGTTGGACTGAATCTTTTCTCGAACAAAATGAAGATCTAATTTCAGATGCTTCGTGCGAGCATGTAAAATAGGATTAGCACTTAAGGCAATTGTGCTAACATTGTCACACCACAACAGTTGTACTTTATCAGGAGGAATATGAAGCTCACTTAATAAAGATCGAATCCATAAAAGCTCAGACGTAGCATTGGCAAGGCTACGATACTCAGCTTCGGTGCTAGAACGAGATACCACAGATTGTTTCTTAGAACTCCATGAGAT comes from Henckelia pumila isolate YLH828 chromosome 4, ASM3356847v2, whole genome shotgun sequence and encodes:
- the LOC140865446 gene encoding persulfide dioxygenase ETHE1 homolog, mitochondrial codes for the protein MLLNFRVFQFFSVFSAPKLQKKAFFPKVVAFTASVRSSPMGSSSYATSSALLFRQMFEKESCTYTYLLADASHPDKPALLVDPVDKTVDRDLTVVKELGLKLIYAINTHVHADHVTGTGLLKSKVPGLQSIISKSSNAKADLFVEPGDRITFGDLFLEVRATPGHTQGCVTYVTGEGPNQPQPRMAFTGDTLLIRGCGRTDFQGGSSEQLYKSVHLQIFTLPKDTFLYPAHDYKGFSVSTVGEEMLHNPRLTKDQETFKNIMANLNLSYPKMIDIAVPANMVCGLQDVESKCSQNV
- the LOC140864890 gene encoding chlorophyll a-b binding protein 8, chloroplastic — its product is MATQALVSSSSICASADAARQIFGGRSIQSSRKVSFVVKAEASPPVKQGADRQLWFASKQSLSYLNGSLPGDYGFDPLGLSDPEGTGGFIEPRWLAYGEIINGRFAMLGAVGAIAPEILGKAGLIPAETALPWFQTGVIPPAGTYNYWADNYTLFVLEMALMGFAEHRRFQDWYNPGSMGKQYFLGLEKGLGGSGEPAYPGGPFFNPLGFGKDEKSLKELKLKEVKNGRLAMLAILGYFIQALVTGEGPYENLLAHLSDPVHNNVLTSLKFH